In Candidatus Chlorohelix allophototropha, one DNA window encodes the following:
- a CDS encoding FHA domain-containing protein — protein MATSFLIVQRGEEIGQRINLDEARITFGRNNDNVIILNDPLVSRYHAMISTSVNGQLTIADLGSTNGVMVNDKLIEAGIPVTLKHRDLIVIGKSIFCLQLRPEGYRASPPPSREDAQATLYLPAVALFS, from the coding sequence ATGGCGACCAGTTTTTTAATTGTTCAACGTGGAGAAGAAATCGGACAGCGCATCAATCTGGATGAGGCGCGCATCACTTTCGGGCGCAATAACGACAATGTCATTATTCTAAATGACCCGCTGGTATCACGGTATCACGCTATGATCTCCACCAGTGTGAATGGACAACTTACCATCGCCGATCTGGGAAGTACTAACGGGGTCATGGTAAATGACAAGCTGATAGAAGCGGGGATACCAGTAACGCTTAAGCATCGCGATCTTATAGTGATCGGCAAAAGTATCTTTTGTCTGCAACTCAGACCGGAAGGCTATCGCGCCAGCCCACCCCCCAGTCGCGAAGACGCTCAGGCTACCCTGTATTTGCCTGCTGTAGCGTTGTTTTCTTAA
- a CDS encoding aminotransferase class V-fold PLP-dependent enzyme has translation MKNSGINQTMFKEMFLLRPDMVFLNHGSFGACPRPVFEEYQRWQLEMERQPVEFLARRYDTLLYEARAVLGNYLNASPEDLVYISNATTGINIVARSLKFESGDEILGTDHEYGAIDRTWRFICHRTGARYINQPIALPVTSSAEFVEHFWKGVTPRTKIISLSHITSATALIFPVVAICRRAREAGILTIIDGAHAPGQIPVDLQQIGADFYSGNCHKWLCAPKGAAFLYARPEVQHLVEPLVVSWGWQNPEAGAHTFVDWLEWQGTRDYAAFLSVSAAIAFQEEHNWAKVREGCHALLTDYRQRINQLTGLEPICPDSQEWYAQMATIRMPECDVAQLQKRLWETYRIEIPHILWNDQPFFRISVQAYNTPEDIEAFMEALKQELHL, from the coding sequence ATGAAAAACTCAGGTATAAATCAGACAATGTTCAAAGAAATGTTTTTGCTGCGTCCAGATATGGTTTTTTTGAATCACGGTTCGTTTGGCGCTTGCCCGCGTCCGGTTTTTGAGGAGTACCAACGCTGGCAACTGGAAATGGAACGTCAGCCGGTTGAGTTTCTGGCGCGACGTTACGATACCTTGTTATACGAAGCGCGTGCCGTTCTCGGCAATTACCTCAACGCCTCGCCCGAGGACTTGGTTTATATCTCCAACGCTACCACCGGAATTAATATTGTGGCGCGTTCGCTGAAGTTCGAATCGGGCGATGAGATATTGGGAACCGATCATGAGTACGGCGCAATTGACCGTACTTGGCGTTTTATCTGCCACCGTACCGGCGCACGCTATATCAATCAACCGATAGCCTTGCCTGTTACCAGTTCCGCCGAGTTTGTAGAGCATTTCTGGAAGGGCGTAACCCCTCGCACGAAGATAATCAGCCTGAGCCATATCACCTCCGCCACTGCGCTGATATTTCCGGTGGTTGCAATCTGTCGCAGAGCGCGAGAAGCTGGAATCCTAACCATTATTGACGGGGCGCATGCGCCGGGACAGATTCCGGTGGATTTGCAGCAAATCGGCGCGGATTTCTATAGCGGCAATTGCCACAAGTGGCTGTGTGCGCCTAAAGGGGCAGCTTTTCTTTACGCTCGCCCAGAAGTGCAACACTTGGTTGAACCACTGGTGGTAAGTTGGGGCTGGCAAAACCCTGAAGCGGGTGCGCATACCTTTGTGGATTGGTTGGAATGGCAAGGTACACGCGATTATGCTGCCTTCTTGAGTGTATCAGCCGCGATTGCTTTTCAGGAAGAACATAACTGGGCGAAGGTGCGCGAAGGCTGTCACGCTTTGCTCACGGATTATCGGCAACGTATTAATCAACTTACCGGGCTTGAACCAATCTGCCCTGATTCGCAGGAGTGGTATGCCCAAATGGCGACAATTCGCATGCCGGAGTGCGATGTGGCGCAGTTACAGAAGCGTCTGTGGGAGACTTACCGGATTGAGATTCCACATATCCTGTGGAATGATCAGCCCTTTTTCAGAATTTCGGTTCAAGCTTATAACACCCCCGAAGATATTGAGGCATTTATGGAGGCTTTGAAGCAGGAATTACACTTGTAA